One genomic region from Paraburkholderia azotifigens encodes:
- a CDS encoding SDR family NAD(P)-dependent oxidoreductase: MSSPANASAREELSQYARYPSLVDRTVLITGGATGIGASFVEHFVAQGARVAFFDIDETAGVALADQLGDSRHKPLFLSADLTDVDALKKAIADVRAALGPIDVLVNNAANDKRHKIEEVTPESFDAGIAVNIRHQFFAAQAVAEDMKAARRGSIINLGSISWMLKNGGYPVYTLSKSAVQGLTRGLARDLGHFGIRVNSLVPGWVMTDKQKRLWLDDAGRAAIKQGQCIDAELQPDDLARMALFLAADDSRMITAQDIIVDGGWA; the protein is encoded by the coding sequence ATGTCGTCTCCCGCCAACGCGAGCGCGCGTGAAGAACTCAGCCAGTACGCGCGCTATCCGAGTCTCGTGGACCGCACGGTGCTGATCACGGGCGGCGCGACGGGCATCGGCGCATCGTTCGTCGAGCATTTCGTCGCGCAGGGCGCGCGCGTCGCGTTCTTCGATATCGACGAAACGGCGGGCGTTGCGCTCGCCGATCAGCTCGGCGATTCGCGTCACAAGCCGCTGTTCCTGTCTGCCGATCTGACGGACGTCGACGCGCTGAAGAAGGCGATCGCCGACGTGCGCGCGGCGCTCGGCCCGATCGACGTGCTCGTGAACAACGCGGCAAACGACAAGCGCCACAAGATCGAAGAGGTCACGCCCGAATCGTTCGATGCGGGCATTGCCGTCAACATCCGCCATCAGTTCTTCGCGGCGCAGGCCGTCGCGGAAGACATGAAGGCGGCCCGGCGAGGCTCGATCATCAATCTCGGCTCGATCAGCTGGATGCTGAAGAACGGCGGCTATCCCGTGTACACGCTGTCGAAGTCGGCGGTGCAGGGACTCACGCGCGGACTCGCGCGCGATCTCGGCCACTTCGGCATACGCGTGAACTCGCTGGTGCCGGGCTGGGTGATGACGGACAAGCAGAAGCGTCTGTGGCTCGACGACGCGGGACGCGCGGCAATCAAGCAGGGCCAGTGCATCGACGCCGAACTGCAGCCCGACGACCTCGCGCGCATGGCGCTCTTTCTCGCGGCCGACGACAGCCGCATGATCACTGCACAAGACATCATCGTCGACGGAGGCTGGGCATGA
- the thiL gene encoding thiamine-phosphate kinase, whose translation MLSEFSLIDRFFARRASGSTYPQRAALGIGDDCALLAPPAGEMLAISTDMLVEGRHFFPDVDPKALGHKALAVNLSDLAAMGAKPQAFTLAFSLPKADAGWLAAFSDGLFDLAERHGCELIGGDTTGGPLNLCITVFGSVPPQAALRRDAAQPGDDIWISGTLGDARASLGVQRNEWTADASDAATFRRAMELPEPRIALGLALRGVARAALDISDGLAGDLMHILERSHVSAIVDADALPRSDALRRLPADVQRRCTIAGGDDYELCFTAPPSAHDAVVAAGQQARVPVTRVGTITPLDAAGAAPAITWRDASGAPLTLTLQGFDHFHAE comes from the coding sequence ATGCTTTCAGAGTTTTCGCTGATCGACCGCTTCTTTGCGCGCCGCGCGTCGGGTTCGACCTATCCGCAGCGCGCCGCGCTCGGCATCGGTGACGACTGCGCGCTGCTCGCGCCGCCCGCCGGCGAGATGCTCGCCATTTCGACGGACATGCTGGTCGAAGGCCGCCACTTCTTTCCCGACGTCGATCCCAAAGCGCTCGGCCACAAGGCGCTCGCCGTGAATCTGTCGGATCTCGCGGCGATGGGCGCGAAGCCGCAGGCCTTCACCCTGGCATTCTCGCTGCCCAAAGCCGACGCCGGCTGGCTGGCCGCGTTCAGCGATGGTCTCTTCGATCTCGCCGAGCGTCACGGCTGCGAACTGATCGGCGGCGATACGACGGGCGGACCGCTTAACTTGTGCATCACGGTATTCGGCTCGGTGCCGCCACAGGCGGCGCTGCGCCGCGACGCCGCGCAACCCGGCGACGACATCTGGATTTCAGGCACGCTCGGCGATGCGCGCGCGAGCCTCGGCGTGCAGCGCAACGAGTGGACCGCCGATGCCAGCGATGCTGCGACATTCCGCCGCGCCATGGAGTTGCCCGAGCCGCGCATCGCACTGGGCCTCGCGTTGCGCGGCGTCGCGCGCGCCGCGCTCGATATTTCCGACGGTCTTGCGGGCGATCTGATGCACATCCTGGAACGATCACACGTAAGCGCGATTGTCGACGCCGACGCACTGCCGCGCTCGGACGCATTGCGCCGTCTTCCCGCCGACGTCCAGCGGCGCTGCACGATCGCGGGCGGCGACGACTACGAGCTGTGCTTCACCGCGCCGCCTTCCGCGCACGACGCAGTCGTTGCGGCAGGTCAACAGGCGCGCGTGCCCGTGACGCGCGTCGGTACAATAACTCCGCTCGATGCGGCCGGCGCCGCGCCCGCGATTACGTGGCGCGACGCGTCCGGCGCTCCACTCACTCTGACGTTGCAAGGCTTCGATCATTTCCATGCAGAATGA
- a CDS encoding aldose 1-epimerase, translating to MTVANPAVPTSPQSRARRARLAAAVQPVLAGPSTSAVAVGAGAAGDVACVTLANSLLRLDVAPSLGGGITRFDFRNEGTLVPVFRRCRHVDADTDANDLACYSLLPYSNRIGGGQFRLGERSVDVPCNRAGEPLPIHGDGWLANWDVAAADQESVTLTLDRRDGKPYAYRATQTYALEGATLVITLEVENTGREAMPFGLGVHPFLVRDADTQLSAAAAGLWLSGDDWLPVRHVPVPPAWQFGVAYPLPRTVVNHAFTGWSGHATVVWPKRRLSLTMSSNTEYYILYTPVSKDFFCFEPVDHPINAMNLPGGAAGNGMTVLGRGERLVRSFSFAVERTGLRAVAGGRGPKRG from the coding sequence ATGACTGTCGCGAATCCCGCTGTCCCGACTTCTCCACAATCGCGCGCGCGGCGTGCCCGCCTTGCGGCTGCCGTGCAGCCGGTGCTGGCCGGGCCGAGCACGTCGGCCGTCGCCGTCGGCGCGGGCGCGGCCGGCGACGTCGCGTGCGTGACGCTCGCCAACTCGCTGCTGCGGCTCGATGTGGCGCCGTCGCTGGGCGGCGGCATCACGCGCTTCGACTTTCGCAACGAGGGCACGCTTGTGCCCGTGTTCAGGCGCTGCCGTCATGTCGATGCGGACACCGACGCGAACGATCTCGCCTGCTATTCGCTGCTGCCGTATTCGAACCGGATCGGCGGCGGGCAGTTCAGGCTGGGCGAACGCTCGGTCGACGTGCCGTGCAACCGCGCAGGCGAGCCGCTGCCGATTCACGGCGACGGCTGGCTCGCGAACTGGGATGTCGCGGCGGCGGATCAGGAGAGCGTCACGCTGACGCTCGACCGGCGCGACGGCAAGCCCTACGCGTATCGCGCGACGCAGACTTACGCGCTGGAAGGCGCGACGCTCGTCATCACGCTCGAAGTCGAAAACACCGGGCGCGAGGCCATGCCGTTCGGCCTCGGCGTGCATCCGTTTCTGGTGCGCGACGCCGATACGCAGTTGTCGGCGGCGGCAGCGGGTCTGTGGCTCTCCGGCGACGACTGGCTGCCCGTGCGTCACGTGCCCGTGCCGCCCGCGTGGCAGTTCGGCGTCGCGTATCCGTTGCCGCGCACGGTCGTCAATCACGCGTTCACCGGCTGGAGCGGACATGCGACCGTCGTGTGGCCGAAGCGCCGCCTGTCGCTGACGATGTCGTCGAACACCGAGTACTACATTCTGTACACGCCGGTGTCGAAGGACTTCTTCTGCTTCGAGCCCGTCGACCACCCGATCAACGCGATGAACCTGCCCGGCGGGGCGGCCGGCAACGGCATGACGGTGCTCGGGCGCGGCGAGCGGCTCGTGCGCTCGTTCAGCTTCGCGGTCGAGCGCACAGGGCTGCGCGCGGTGGCAGGCGGACGCGGGCCGAAGCGGGGCTAA
- a CDS encoding cupin domain-containing protein → MTRPMQPVERDELIRRFDLQPHPEGGFFRETYRSADSIRRDGSADRRSASTAIYYLLCDGAHSAWHRIQSDEVWHFYAGDPLNVYVLENHGALTVHRLGNALEHADCVFQAVVPSGRWFAAQCDDAASLALVGCTVAPGFEFNEFEIAQIEELLHEYPQHRELIAKLGPVAAR, encoded by the coding sequence ATGACCCGCCCTATGCAACCCGTCGAACGCGATGAACTGATCCGCCGCTTCGATCTCCAGCCGCATCCCGAAGGCGGCTTCTTTCGCGAAACATATCGCTCCGCCGATTCGATTCGACGCGATGGATCCGCCGACAGGCGCTCGGCGTCGACGGCCATTTACTACCTGCTATGCGATGGCGCGCACTCGGCGTGGCATCGGATCCAGTCCGACGAAGTCTGGCATTTCTACGCCGGCGACCCGCTCAACGTCTACGTGCTGGAAAACCACGGCGCGCTCACCGTTCACCGGCTCGGCAACGCGCTCGAACACGCCGATTGCGTGTTTCAGGCCGTCGTGCCGTCAGGCCGCTGGTTCGCCGCGCAATGCGACGATGCCGCGAGCCTGGCGCTCGTTGGCTGCACGGTCGCGCCGGGATTCGAGTTCAACGAATTCGAAATTGCTCAGATCGAAGAGCTGCTGCACGAGTATCCGCAGCATCGCGAGCTGATTGCGAAACTCGGGCCGGTCGCCGCCCGCTAG
- a CDS encoding arabinose ABC transporter substrate-binding protein, with protein sequence MKRRIFLTLAAAATAVLFNAPVAQAADPVKIGFLVKQPEEPWFQDEWKFAEQAAKQKGFTLVKIGAPSGEKVMSAIDNLAAQKAQGFVICTPDVKLGPGIVAKAKADNLKMMTVDDRLVDGAGKPIESVPHMGISAYNIGKQVGDGLAAEIKKRGWDMKDVGAIDVTYEQLPTAHDRTSGATDALIAAGFPKANIIAAPQAKTDTENAFNAANIALTKNPNFKHWIAYGLNDEAVLGAVRAAEGRGFKADNMIGIGIGGSDSALNEFKKPNPTGFYGTVIISPKRHGEETSELMYSWITQGKEPPKLTLTTGMLATRDNVGEVREKMGLASK encoded by the coding sequence ATGAAACGCAGAATTTTCCTCACACTGGCAGCAGCGGCGACGGCCGTGCTCTTCAACGCACCCGTCGCACAGGCCGCCGACCCGGTCAAGATCGGCTTCCTCGTGAAGCAACCCGAAGAGCCGTGGTTCCAGGACGAGTGGAAATTCGCCGAACAGGCTGCGAAGCAAAAGGGCTTCACGCTGGTGAAGATCGGCGCGCCGTCGGGCGAGAAGGTGATGAGCGCAATCGACAACCTCGCCGCGCAAAAGGCGCAGGGCTTCGTGATCTGCACGCCGGACGTCAAGCTCGGACCGGGCATCGTCGCGAAGGCGAAGGCTGACAACCTGAAAATGATGACGGTCGACGACCGCCTCGTCGACGGCGCAGGCAAGCCGATCGAGTCGGTGCCGCACATGGGCATCTCGGCTTACAACATCGGCAAGCAGGTCGGCGATGGCCTCGCGGCTGAAATCAAGAAGCGCGGCTGGGACATGAAGGACGTCGGCGCAATCGACGTGACCTACGAACAGCTGCCGACGGCGCACGACCGCACCTCGGGCGCCACCGATGCGCTGATCGCCGCCGGCTTCCCGAAGGCCAACATCATCGCTGCGCCGCAAGCGAAGACCGACACGGAAAACGCGTTCAACGCAGCGAACATCGCGCTGACGAAGAACCCGAACTTCAAGCACTGGATCGCTTACGGCCTGAACGACGAAGCCGTGCTCGGCGCGGTGCGCGCAGCGGAAGGCCGCGGCTTCAAGGCCGACAACATGATCGGCATCGGCATCGGCGGTTCGGACTCGGCACTGAACGAGTTCAAGAAGCCGAACCCGACGGGCTTCTACGGCACCGTGATCATCAGCCCGAAGCGTCACGGCGAAGAGACGTCGGAACTGATGTACTCGTGGATCACGCAAGGCAAGGAACCGCCGAAGCTCACGCTGACGACGGGCATGCTGGCCACGCGCGACAACGTCGGCGAAGTGCGTGAAAAGATGGGCCTCGCATCGAAGTAA
- the araH gene encoding L-arabinose ABC transporter permease AraH: protein MQARENLAQQAAKSAAEALIPQASDKQKWWQQITEYSLIVIFAVMFITMSLTVDHFFSIENMLGLALSISQIGMVACTMMFCLASRDFDLSIGSTVAFAGVLCAMVLNATGNTFIAIVAAVVAGSVIGFVNGAVIAYLRINALITTLATMEIVRGLGFIVSHGQAVGVSSDTFIALGSLSMFGVSLPIWVTLVCFIVFGVMLNSTVYGRNTLAIGGNPEASRLAGINVERTRVYIFLIQGAVTALAGVILASRITSGQPNAAEGFELNVISACVLGGVSLLGGRATISGVVIGVLIMGTVENVMNLMNIDAFYQYLVRGAILLAAVLLDQLKNRGTRD, encoded by the coding sequence ATGCAAGCCAGAGAAAACCTCGCGCAACAGGCCGCCAAGAGCGCCGCCGAAGCGCTGATTCCGCAAGCCAGCGACAAGCAGAAGTGGTGGCAGCAGATCACCGAGTACAGCCTGATCGTGATCTTTGCCGTGATGTTCATCACGATGTCGCTGACCGTCGACCACTTCTTCTCGATCGAGAACATGCTCGGCCTCGCGCTGTCGATTTCGCAGATCGGCATGGTCGCGTGCACGATGATGTTCTGTCTCGCGTCGCGCGACTTCGACCTGTCCATCGGCTCGACGGTCGCGTTCGCGGGCGTGCTGTGCGCAATGGTGCTGAACGCGACGGGCAACACGTTCATCGCGATCGTCGCCGCAGTCGTGGCGGGTTCCGTGATCGGCTTCGTCAACGGTGCGGTGATCGCATATCTGCGCATCAACGCACTGATCACGACGCTCGCCACGATGGAAATCGTGCGCGGCCTCGGCTTCATCGTGTCGCACGGTCAGGCCGTCGGCGTGTCGTCGGATACGTTCATTGCGCTCGGCAGCCTGTCGATGTTCGGCGTGTCGCTGCCGATCTGGGTGACGCTCGTGTGCTTCATCGTGTTCGGCGTGATGCTGAATTCGACGGTGTACGGCCGCAATACGCTGGCGATCGGCGGTAATCCGGAAGCGTCGCGTCTGGCCGGTATCAATGTGGAACGCACGCGCGTCTACATCTTCCTGATTCAGGGCGCGGTGACGGCACTGGCAGGCGTGATTCTCGCGTCGCGTATCACGTCGGGTCAGCCGAACGCCGCTGAAGGCTTCGAACTGAACGTGATTTCGGCATGCGTGCTGGGCGGCGTGTCGCTGCTCGGCGGCCGCGCGACGATTTCGGGCGTCGTGATCGGCGTGCTCATCATGGGCACGGTCGAAAACGTGATGAACCTGATGAACATCGACGCGTTCTACCAGTACCTCGTGCGCGGTGCGATCCTGCTGGCCGCCGTGCTGCTGGACCAGTTGAAGAACCGCGGCACACGCGACTGA
- a CDS encoding CinA family protein: MATDSVVHQLAIRVGNRLRDERLMLATAESCTGGMVATAITDISGSSGWFERGFVTYSNQAKSEMIGVPPDLIDKHGAVSEPVARAMVEGALRNSRAQVALSITGVAGPGGGTETKPVGMVCFGWSNRLHTVVETLVFKGDRERVRVQAATHALRGLLTLLDERER; this comes from the coding sequence ATGGCTACCGATTCCGTCGTTCACCAACTTGCCATTCGCGTCGGCAATCGTCTGCGAGATGAGCGCCTGATGCTCGCCACGGCTGAATCCTGTACGGGCGGCATGGTCGCGACGGCCATCACCGACATTTCCGGCAGCAGCGGCTGGTTCGAGCGCGGATTCGTCACCTATTCGAACCAGGCTAAAAGCGAGATGATCGGTGTTCCGCCCGATCTGATCGACAAGCACGGCGCGGTGTCCGAGCCTGTCGCGCGGGCAATGGTCGAAGGCGCGCTGAGGAATTCGCGCGCGCAGGTCGCGCTGTCGATTACGGGCGTCGCGGGCCCGGGCGGCGGCACGGAGACCAAGCCGGTCGGCATGGTGTGCTTCGGATGGAGCAACCGCCTGCATACGGTTGTCGAGACGCTCGTGTTCAAGGGCGATCGCGAACGGGTGCGCGTGCAGGCCGCGACGCATGCCCTGCGCGGGCTGCTGACCCTGCTCGACGAACGCGAGCGCTGA
- a CDS encoding phosphatidylglycerophosphatase A, whose translation MQNESSLDPAGSFSDAPTGESSRPAGGTSSGTPNGTVETGSNGAPKGQPRAPKPRRATARFMLSHPLHILSLGFGSGLSPVAPGTVGTLFAWASFAAFSAQLTVIEWGILIMVGFVAGIGICSFTADRLGIDDPSPVVWDEIVAFWLVLLMVTPASFTGQLWAFIVFRFFDMVKPPPIRYFDRKLKGGFGIMFDDLVAAFFTLLVIALWRMSV comes from the coding sequence ATGCAGAATGAATCCTCGCTTGACCCGGCGGGCAGTTTCTCCGACGCGCCAACGGGCGAATCATCCCGCCCTGCGGGCGGAACATCCTCGGGAACACCAAACGGAACAGTGGAAACCGGCTCGAACGGTGCGCCGAAAGGCCAGCCCCGCGCGCCGAAGCCCCGCCGCGCAACCGCGCGCTTCATGCTGTCGCATCCGTTGCATATCCTGTCGCTGGGATTCGGCAGCGGTCTGTCGCCTGTCGCGCCCGGCACGGTCGGGACGCTGTTCGCGTGGGCATCGTTCGCTGCGTTCAGCGCGCAGCTGACCGTCATCGAATGGGGCATTCTGATCATGGTCGGCTTCGTCGCGGGTATCGGCATCTGCAGCTTCACGGCGGACCGGCTCGGCATCGACGATCCGTCGCCCGTCGTGTGGGACGAGATCGTCGCGTTCTGGCTCGTGCTGCTGATGGTGACGCCCGCGAGCTTCACAGGACAATTGTGGGCGTTCATCGTCTTCCGCTTCTTCGACATGGTGAAGCCGCCGCCCATCCGTTATTTCGACCGCAAGCTGAAAGGCGGCTTTGGCATCATGTTCGATGATCTCGTCGCGGCGTTTTTCACCTTGCTGGTGATTGCGCTCTGGCGGATGTCGGTCTGA
- a CDS encoding SMP-30/gluconolactonase/LRE family protein — protein MSDAITNVQAALLVDSKCTLGEGATWDARGGLFYWTDIEGARLWRYDPRDGRSTFWRMPERLSTFALCADPHYMLLGLASRLAFFDLATGQIEHIVDVEPGINTRVNDGRCDRQGRFVFGTKDEASPVQPVGGFYRLNHDLSLERLALPSPAISNSIAFSPDGATMYFCDSPALEIRACDYRADGSVANERLFVKLTDKTGEPDGSTVDSEGGLWNAQWGGRRVVRYDANGVETERVDVPTVQPSCVALGGAQLGTLYVTSARVGLDAQALAGDTRAGGVYVATQGRRGLPEPVFKGSPVALAAKRDV, from the coding sequence ATGAGCGACGCGATCACCAATGTTCAGGCGGCATTGCTCGTCGATTCGAAATGCACGCTGGGCGAAGGCGCAACGTGGGACGCGCGCGGCGGCCTCTTTTACTGGACGGATATTGAAGGCGCGCGGCTATGGCGTTACGATCCGCGCGATGGCCGCAGCACGTTCTGGCGCATGCCGGAGCGGCTGTCGACGTTCGCGCTGTGCGCCGATCCGCATTACATGCTGCTGGGTCTCGCGTCGCGGCTCGCTTTCTTCGACCTTGCAACGGGTCAGATCGAGCATATCGTCGACGTCGAGCCGGGCATCAATACGCGGGTGAACGACGGACGCTGCGATCGTCAGGGACGCTTCGTGTTCGGCACGAAGGATGAAGCGTCGCCCGTGCAGCCCGTCGGCGGTTTTTACCGGCTGAATCACGATCTGTCGCTTGAACGTCTCGCGTTGCCATCGCCGGCAATTTCGAACAGTATCGCGTTCAGTCCCGACGGCGCGACGATGTACTTCTGCGATTCGCCGGCGCTCGAAATCCGCGCCTGCGATTACCGCGCGGACGGCAGTGTCGCCAACGAGCGGCTGTTCGTGAAGCTGACGGACAAGACGGGCGAGCCGGACGGCTCGACGGTCGACAGCGAAGGCGGCCTGTGGAATGCGCAATGGGGCGGACGGCGCGTCGTGCGCTACGACGCGAACGGCGTGGAGACGGAACGCGTCGACGTGCCGACCGTGCAGCCCAGCTGCGTCGCGTTGGGCGGCGCGCAACTCGGCACGCTCTATGTGACGAGCGCGCGCGTCGGGCTCGATGCGCAGGCGCTGGCGGGCGATACGCGTGCCGGCGGCGTGTACGTCGCGACGCAGGGACGTCGCGGCTTGCCGGAGCCGGTGTTCAAGGGTTCGCCCGTGGCCCTCGCGGCGAAACGGGACGTGTAA
- the araG gene encoding L-arabinose ABC transporter ATP-binding protein AraG has protein sequence MSATLRFDNIGKVFPGVRALDGISFDVHAGQVHGLMGENGAGKSTLLKILGGEYQPDSGRVLIDENEVRFANAGASIAAGIAVIHQELQYVPDLTVAENLLLGRLPNTIGFVKKGDAKRFVREQLAAMGVDLDPNAKLRKLSIAQRQMVEICKALMRNARVIALDEPTSSLSHRETEVLFKLVRDLRADNRALIYISHRMDEIYQLCDACTIFRDGRKVASHPTLEGVSRDTIVSEMVGREISDIYGYRARELGEVRFSVKNIEGKPLTEPASFEVRRGEIVGFFGLVGAGRSELMHLIYGDDPKKGGELVLDGKPIKVKSAGDAIRQGIVLCPEDRKEEGIVAIASVAENINISCRRHYLKAGLFLDRKKEAETADRFIKLLKIKTPSRRQKIRFLSGGNQQKAILSRWLAEPDLRVVILDEPTRGIDVGAKHEIYNVIYELAERGCAIVMISSELPEVLGVSDRIVVMRQGRISGELPRNAATEQSVLSLALPKSSTTAQAA, from the coding sequence GTGTCAGCGACGCTGCGTTTTGACAATATCGGCAAGGTGTTTCCAGGCGTGCGTGCGCTCGACGGAATCTCTTTCGACGTGCATGCGGGCCAGGTGCATGGCCTGATGGGCGAAAACGGCGCGGGGAAATCGACCCTGCTGAAGATTCTCGGCGGCGAATATCAGCCGGATTCCGGCCGTGTGCTGATCGACGAAAACGAAGTGCGCTTCGCGAATGCGGGCGCGTCGATCGCTGCGGGAATCGCGGTGATTCACCAGGAACTGCAGTACGTGCCGGACCTGACCGTGGCGGAAAACCTGCTGCTCGGCCGCTTGCCGAACACGATCGGCTTCGTGAAGAAGGGCGATGCGAAGCGCTTCGTGCGCGAACAGCTGGCGGCGATGGGCGTCGATCTCGACCCGAACGCGAAGCTGCGCAAGCTCTCCATCGCGCAACGCCAGATGGTTGAAATCTGCAAGGCGCTGATGCGCAATGCTCGCGTGATCGCACTCGACGAACCGACGAGTTCTCTGTCGCACCGCGAGACGGAAGTGCTGTTCAAGCTGGTGCGCGATCTGCGCGCCGACAACCGCGCGCTGATCTACATCTCGCACCGGATGGACGAGATCTATCAGCTGTGCGATGCGTGCACGATTTTCCGCGACGGCCGCAAGGTCGCGTCGCATCCGACGCTCGAAGGCGTGAGCCGCGACACGATCGTGAGCGAAATGGTCGGCCGCGAAATCTCGGATATCTACGGCTACCGCGCCCGTGAACTCGGCGAAGTGCGCTTCTCGGTGAAGAACATCGAAGGCAAACCGCTGACGGAACCGGCGAGCTTCGAGGTGCGGCGCGGCGAGATCGTCGGCTTCTTCGGGCTGGTGGGCGCAGGCCGCAGCGAACTGATGCACCTGATCTACGGCGACGACCCGAAGAAGGGCGGCGAACTCGTGCTCGACGGCAAGCCGATCAAGGTGAAGAGCGCGGGCGATGCGATCCGCCAGGGCATCGTGCTGTGCCCGGAAGACCGCAAGGAAGAAGGCATCGTCGCGATCGCGTCCGTGGCGGAGAACATCAACATCAGCTGCCGCCGTCATTACCTGAAGGCGGGGCTGTTCCTGGATCGCAAGAAGGAAGCCGAAACGGCCGACCGTTTCATCAAGCTCCTGAAGATCAAGACGCCGAGCCGCCGTCAGAAGATCCGCTTCCTGTCGGGCGGCAACCAGCAGAAAGCGATTCTGTCGCGCTGGCTGGCCGAGCCGGATCTGCGCGTGGTGATTCTCGACGAACCGACGCGCGGCATCGACGTCGGCGCGAAGCACGAGATCTACAACGTGATTTACGAACTGGCCGAACGCGGCTGCGCGATCGTGATGATCTCGTCGGAACTGCCGGAAGTGCTGGGCGTGTCGGATCGTATCGTCGTGATGCGCCAGGGGCGGATTTCGGGCGAGTTGCCGCGCAACGCCGCCACCGAGCAATCGGTGCTGAGCCTCGCGCTGCCGAAGAGTTCGACGACGGCGCAGGCGGCGTGA
- the pyrF gene encoding orotidine-5'-phosphate decarboxylase: protein MSTFIQTLDHAWHTTNSLLCVGLDPEPSKFPGAYANRSDAIFDFCKKIVDATAPYASSFKPQIAYFAAHRAEEQLEQLIAHIHLKHPGLPVILDAKRGDIGSTAEQYAREAFDRYRADAVTVNPYMGFDSIEPYLEHEGKGVIVLCRTSNPGGSDLQFLETGGRPLYQTVARLAAEKWNAKGQLGLVVGATFPKEIEVVRGIVGDMPLLIPGIGAQGGDVEATVKAGRTAAGTGMLINSSRAILYAGKGDDWVEAAAQAAKDTRDRINAFR, encoded by the coding sequence ATGTCCACATTCATCCAGACGCTCGACCACGCATGGCACACGACGAATTCGCTGCTGTGCGTCGGCCTCGATCCCGAGCCGTCGAAGTTTCCCGGCGCGTACGCCAACCGTTCTGACGCGATCTTCGATTTCTGCAAAAAGATCGTCGACGCGACGGCGCCGTACGCTTCGTCGTTCAAGCCGCAGATCGCGTACTTCGCTGCGCATCGCGCCGAAGAGCAGCTCGAGCAGCTGATCGCGCACATTCACCTGAAGCATCCGGGCCTGCCCGTGATTCTCGACGCGAAGCGCGGCGACATCGGCAGCACGGCGGAGCAGTACGCGCGCGAAGCATTCGACCGCTATCGCGCGGACGCCGTCACGGTGAATCCGTACATGGGCTTCGATTCGATCGAGCCGTATCTGGAACACGAAGGCAAGGGCGTGATCGTGCTGTGCCGGACCTCGAACCCGGGCGGCTCGGACCTGCAGTTCCTGGAAACGGGGGGCCGTCCGCTGTATCAGACGGTCGCGCGGCTCGCCGCCGAAAAGTGGAATGCGAAGGGCCAGCTGGGTCTCGTGGTCGGCGCGACCTTCCCGAAGGAAATCGAAGTGGTGCGCGGCATCGTCGGCGACATGCCGCTGCTGATTCCGGGCATCGGCGCGCAGGGCGGCGACGTCGAGGCGACGGTGAAGGCGGGTCGCACGGCGGCGGGCACGGGCATGCTGATCAACTCGTCGCGCGCGATTCTTTACGCGGGCAAGGGCGATGACTGGGTCGAAGCCGCCGCGCAAGCGGCGAAGGATACACGCGACCGTATCAACGCGTTTCGCTGA